In one Sneathia sanguinegens genomic region, the following are encoded:
- a CDS encoding HU family DNA-binding protein → MNKKEFISVYSEKLGETKKRSEELINGFLELIQNNLKKGKNIQFIGFGTFLSKDMPERNGVNPSSGEKIKIKARKVIKFKVGKNLQKTINL, encoded by the coding sequence AGTTTATTCTGAAAAACTAGGAGAAACTAAGAAAAGGTCCGAAGAGTTAATTAATGGGTTTTTAGAATTAATTCAAAATAATTTAAAAAAAGGAAAAAATATTCAATTTATTGGGTTTGGAACATTTTTATCAAAGGATATGCCAGAAAGAAATGGAGTTAATCCATCTAGTGGAGAAAAAATTAAAATAAAAGCTAGAAAAGTTATAAAGTTTAAAGTAGGAAAGAATTTACAAAAAACAATAAATTTATAG
- the sppA gene encoding signal peptide peptidase SppA: MLKKILKNILAFIIFNLKIVYCVAIFFIISLIILSKSSLKSNQKPVISNYKYVVFDIDKVKEENNPTLAFFNEDNINFNTVINSLNNIRLNKNVEALIINLDTLRLSPSQIEEFMKILKKFPMSNKKIYAYGSNIDNVTYRLASVADKIVMPNTLSARLSLNGYYSSQLYFKDIFDKYGVKVEAIHVGSHKSFGEQYYLNKMSDELRSDLTRVFDNRLNNFALNISKNRKLDINTFKNNILDGKYDSISPYTAKDYGLIDEIMDYDMLMEKLNATDDNTISLSDIAQQDMENNSKNTIAIVPLEGNITSSNEDLSDLTLSEKNVRNKFEQIEKNKNIKAVILRINSPGGSALEAEMIHKLIKRYTDTYHIPIYASLSDVAASGGYYIATSAKKIFANEATITGSIGVVSLLPKFDKAFNKFNINSQVIQKGKYAGIYDPSYSLTDDDRTHLQNILQDVYTEFKHRVSVARNIPDEKLEPLAGGRIWLGDEAKKIGLIDDIASLDEVIDIVAKECNLTDYNVTQINTKMDYSNYLDFAKSIFNSNTKLDIYDNIYKKLLFIQNNSLTPLYFNTSLNKLKY, from the coding sequence ATGTTAAAAAAAATATTAAAAAATATTTTAGCTTTTATAATCTTTAATTTAAAAATTGTTTATTGTGTTGCAATATTCTTTATAATCAGCCTAATAATTTTATCTAAATCTAGCTTAAAATCAAATCAAAAACCCGTAATTTCTAATTACAAATATGTTGTATTTGATATAGATAAGGTAAAAGAAGAAAATAATCCAACACTTGCTTTTTTTAATGAAGATAATATTAATTTTAACACTGTAATTAACTCACTTAATAATATTAGACTTAATAAAAATGTAGAAGCTTTAATTATTAATCTTGATACTTTAAGATTAAGTCCTTCACAAATAGAAGAATTTATGAAAATTTTAAAAAAATTCCCTATGTCTAATAAAAAAATTTATGCTTATGGTAGCAATATCGACAATGTAACATATAGACTTGCTAGTGTTGCTGACAAGATTGTTATGCCAAATACACTTAGTGCAAGGCTTTCACTAAATGGCTATTATTCTAGCCAACTATATTTCAAAGATATTTTTGATAAATATGGTGTAAAAGTAGAAGCTATTCATGTTGGATCACACAAATCATTTGGTGAACAATATTATTTAAACAAAATGTCTGATGAATTAAGAAGTGATTTAACAAGGGTTTTTGATAATAGACTTAATAATTTTGCCCTTAATATTTCAAAAAATAGAAAGTTAGATATTAATACTTTCAAAAATAATATTTTAGATGGAAAATATGATTCTATAAGTCCTTATACTGCAAAAGATTATGGCTTGATAGATGAAATAATGGATTATGATATGCTAATGGAAAAATTAAATGCAACTGATGATAATACTATTAGTTTATCTGATATTGCACAGCAAGATATGGAAAATAATAGCAAAAATACAATAGCAATCGTTCCTTTAGAAGGAAATATTACTTCATCAAATGAGGATTTATCTGATTTAACACTTTCAGAAAAAAATGTTAGAAATAAATTTGAACAAATAGAAAAAAATAAAAATATTAAAGCTGTTATCCTTCGTATAAATTCTCCTGGTGGTAGTGCATTAGAAGCAGAAATGATACACAAATTAATAAAAAGATATACTGATACTTATCATATACCTATTTATGCTTCTTTATCAGATGTAGCTGCTTCTGGAGGTTACTATATAGCAACAAGTGCAAAGAAAATTTTCGCTAATGAAGCTACAATTACTGGTTCTATAGGAGTTGTTTCTTTATTGCCAAAATTTGATAAGGCTTTCAATAAGTTTAATATAAATAGTCAAGTAATACAAAAAGGAAAATATGCTGGAATTTATGATCCAAGTTATTCACTAACTGATGATGATAGAACACATTTGCAAAATATTTTACAAGATGTTTATACTGAATTCAAACATAGAGTTAGTGTAGCAAGAAATATACCTGATGAAAAATTAGAACCTTTAGCTGGAGGTCGTATTTGGTTAGGTGATGAGGCTAAAAAAATAGGACTTATTGATGATATAGCTAGTCTTGACGAAGTTATAGATATAGTTGCAAAAGAATGTAATCTTACCGATTACAATGTAACACAAATAAATACTAAAATGGATTATAGCAATTATTTAGATTTTGCAAAATCTATATTTAATTCAAATACTAAATTAGATATTTATGATAATATATATAAAAAGCTACTATTTATACAAAATAATAGTCTAACACCACTTTATTTCAATACTAGCTTAAATAAATTAAAATATTAA